From the Limanda limanda chromosome 2, fLimLim1.1, whole genome shotgun sequence genome, one window contains:
- the fabp2 gene encoding fatty acid-binding protein, intestinal: protein MTFDGTWKIDRNDNYDKFMEKMGVNLVKRKLAAHDNLKIIIQQTGDKLNVKESSNFRNLDIDLTLGVTFEYSLADGTEVSGSWTIEGDMMKGTFTRKDNGKVLTTTRIIQGDELIQSYSYEGVDAKRIFKKA, encoded by the exons ATGACTTTCGACGGCACCTGGAAAATCGATCGCAACGACAACTATGACAAGTTCATGGAAAAGATGG GCGTTAACTTGGTGAAGAGGAAGCTGGCCGCTCACGACAACCTCAAGATCATCATCCAACAGACCGGGGACAAGTTAAATGTCAAGGAGAGCAGCAACTTCCGCAACTTGGATATCGACCTCACCCTGGGGGTCACGTTCGAGTACAGTCTTGCAGATGGAACTGAAGTATCA GGCTCGTGGACCATCGAGGGAGACATGATGAAGGGGACCTTCACCAGGAAGGACAACGGAAAAGTGCTGACAACGACCAGGATTATCCAAGGAGACGAACTCATACAG AGCTACAGCTACGAAGGTGTTGACGCAAAGAGGATTTTCAAGAAGGCTTAA